The stretch of DNA GGCAGATATGTGCAGGTACCCAGTGCAAGCAGTTGTCAATGCTTTAACTGAGGACTTGAAACTTAAAGGAGGTCTTGCAGCAGCACTTCTTAAAGCCGGTGGCCCTCAGTTGCAGGATGAATGTGACAAACTCATTAACTTAGAGGGACAGCTCAAACCTGGTGACTGTGTCATAACTGGTGCAGGGGGGCAGCTTCGCTGCAACAAAATCATCCATGCAGTAGTGCCCAAGTTTGATTCCAAAAATGTCCAGAAGTCTCGGGCGGTGTTGAAAAAAGCTGTTAAAGAAAGCTTAGAACTTGCTGAAAAGCATGGCTGCCTCACTGTGGCTCTACCCACTATTGGCAGAAGCCAGGGCTTTATGCCCAATGTGTGTGCAGAAACCATCATAAAGGCAGTGAAGGAACACCTTGATAAAAAGTTTGACATCACCCTGAAGACGATCCATTTTGTTGACAGCGATGACAGTGCTGTTAAGGCTATGGAGGCAGCTATCAGACATGAGTTTGGGAGTCACAGTGTCAGTCAGCCTCAACAAACTTTTCCGAGCAAACCTACCAAGTCTCCAACTATGAACTGCTTGGGTCAAGCACAGACCAAAGAGGGCTTGGACATCACTCTGATGAAAGGAAATATTCAGCATGCCATggtaatttgatttttttttttttgtattctataTGAACTATAAACAGTTAGTTTTGATTAGAACTAACGTTCTTACACAGGGACAACAGACTATTACCATGGTATATCTGAGTGTGGCGCCATAgggattgattgattattttctGACTGATTTCCCAGTAATGATACTTGACTGttccattatttaaaaaaaaaaaaaaaaaaaaggattctgTATAATGAAGAACTAataacattttgtttacatgttctTAGACGGAGGTGACAGTAAATACTGTGTTTGAAGATCTTGACCTGAGAAGAGGAGCAGTTTCAAATGCCATCTTTGGTGTGGCTGGAGCCAAACTTCAGCAGCTGGTTAATGCAAATAATGCTAGTGGAAGTGTTGGTGAGGTCATTGTCACTGAGGGCTGCAACCTGAAGAGCAAACAAGTCTTTCATGCAGTCACACCTCATTGGGACAACGGACAAGGCACAGCTGAAAAGGTAATTTTACGTCATGTGTATTATACTGTATGACTTGATCTGAATTTGATGAAAGGTccacatctctctataaaagcaaggaatctgtctgtgtgtatctgtgcctcaaatatctctgcggatcaggatcagactgacctgagactttcaacacggctgctgcgtggttccagggtgtgcaacgtcgcatttgtttggactgcaatgatgccgttaataaatgatttcataaatgctttacaaattccgtgagcattgtccaccagagccaccacagtcacgtgcgcaccagagccaatcactgcacaccgtagccacgtgtgcaccagagccaatcactgcagagctcaagcccacgacatgcCTTAataaacaagcggatttatacctatagcggcgcgagctggaccgggattttgccgcgattcggtcccattctgttctgtgcatctaaactgactgttgtagATTATTGAGACTAAATGAGTCCGGGCCGAGTCTGTTCGGgcctgaggagatccggagacgccaggaaagttgtgggagggacggaggcggatgaatggtcggtgtagagacagcgatattgagggttgagagatttgtgacatttagcgtgttaggagtgtatagttagtgtgttatgtgtttagtgtagtgtgtttagtgcgtagtggagtcgtttttttgtttaatgagtcaacaatgaggagactgctgaatgtggagcaggcagtgcagctcttcattcagctggaaggagctcaggcagacctgagcattgcctgcatttaaatgtaaatagttacatataactttgtacatttttaaaatgtatgcacatatttagcaaacaacaatttatatttgcattataagtaataaaaaatggtttgttaaaaatatttgtggttttcacagtaaaaaaatctaactttttctacttgggttttatgtttggtttttttgtgattttaggtccattgtgttaatacagtatgtcaaaataaaaaaataactatagtcacacatgtgaggttgtgctgaaaataatgacaccaagtaaatagtttttaaggtgaaatataatggcaaaatcaaaaatggtcaaaaacggccaattataccctggaatgtcggatttcacaacaaacctaaatatccctgacgtcccaccttcaaacacagcctcatttggccatccatgaaaaagcgaCTTAatctcccacttttctataggaaaacatatttcctacgggcactgcacttgTACATAATAATGAACATTAATAATAAGGACACTACTTTATGCGTTCCAGATCTTGAAGGGCATTTTCAAGGATTGCTTGGACAGGGCAGAGGACACGGGTCTGACCTCCATATCCTTCCCTGCTATCGGCAGCGGAAACCTTGGTTTCCCAAAAGACCTTGCAGCCTCAGTGATGTTGGATGAAATCATAGCATTTAGCAGTAAGACTCAACCTAAGCTTCTGAAGGAGATCATGATCATACTTTACCCTGGAGACACGAAGACTATCCaggtaatgaaataaaaacaagcttTGTAGTACTTGAAAGACCAACATGCTAAAATAAAGCAATGTATTAGGTCTGTGTATCTTCTTTTGCTGTGATATTTGCAACTGTTTTTGTATCAGATGTTTCTGATTCTGTCTCCAGGTTTTTAGTGATGAATTTCAAAAGAAGTTCCCCAATGCCTCAGGTGTTTCAGTGCCCATAAGTTCCCCACAGAGTACAGGTATGAAATACTGTtgcaacattttaatgtgtataaTCGCTGTTCTGTAATGATATCCAGAAAGGCAGGCAAATCATTCAAAAATCTTGAGACTGAAACATACTTTAGTTATTTTAAGATgttcttttttatgtattttttcatgaaaGCTTTTCTTAATGATCCTTTTTGTTGCCTGCTCTTAattctgtatttgtgtctgCTGCCTCAAGGTGTGTTCTCTAAAGTTGTCTCAAGCTCAGGAATGTCTGAGACCAAAATGGGAAGTGTGGTTATACAGGCGGTCACAGGAGACATAACcaaggagaccactgatgtcaTCGTCAACTCCTCCAATGAAAGCTTCTCTCTTAAGTCAGGTAAATTACAGATGCGCACACTTGACACTTCATTGCTCTGTGCACCTCTGGTTAGATGCTAAACTGCATTTTGTCGTCTCAGTACTGTGCTatggcaataaaaacaaacGTGATCTCAAAGTTGAATCTAAtctaaagaaaaatatatccaAAACTGAAATCTTTAAATGAAGCCAATATATAATTATACTACTTGATCTTCATATGTATTCTCTAGGAGTATCAAAAGCCATTCTGGAGGCAGCTGGTTCTACTGTTGAAGAAGAATGTGAAGAACTTGGTAAGGAAACATTTACACCTACAGTTGACACCCGTATAACAATGTTCTTGCTTGGTGAGCATGAACATAAATAAAGAGTCAATTATTAAAACCAATTCTTAATCGATACACAAGATCGTTCAGAGAGAGTGTgacctaaaaacaaacacacatacatccaTGGATGTCAAAGGTCAGAGACATTCAGATCTACTGTGTACACCTTCAGGTGCCCAGCCCAACCCAGGCATGATAATGACCCAGCCTGGCAACCTCAAGTGTAAGCAGATCCTCCACCTAGCTGGACAGTCAGATCCAGTATATATCAACTCGGTTGTGAAAGATGCACTCCAAATGTGTGTGACACACTCGCACACTTCTGTCTCACTTCCTGCCATTGGCACAGGTAAGATTCATCTGCAGAACTTCGTGCTTATTATTGCAAAATGTTGACATTGACCTCAGCTGATGAGTTTGTAAACATTGATTAAACTGATGAATCCCTGTGATGAAAATATACAGTTTGAATTGGCTTAGCAATCAGTTAAGATTTAATTAGGTTTTTACTGAGAAAGATTTTCTTCAGATTGCCTCCTTTACACAGGATATGTTTTACGGACCTTTAGGGGAATGTTGACGCATTAATCTTATTGATTAAGAAacactgatctgtgtgtgtgtgtaatcggTCTACTTTAATTCAGATGTTACCTTTGTAACCTGCTGTATAGTCTGTTGAGTGTGTAATGTGTTCTGTGCCATTTTAGGTCAAGGTAATGTTCAAGCAGGGCAGGTGGCAGATGCCATACTGGATGCAGTCATTGAAGTGTTGAGCCAAAACCCCTCCAGTACTCTGAATACAATCCGGATCGTTATTTTCCAGCCAAACATGCTGAAAGAGTTCAACAACAGTATGCAGCAAAGAGAAGCCACTGATCCTAAAGATAAAGCACCATCCATTTGGACAAAAGTCATATGTAAGTTCAGTGAAGAGAATCATTTTGAGGTTCATTTTCCTAAATCGCTATAGATTTTACATTCTAATGCAGTTCTTGGTATTTATTctttcagcattttttaatgGAAGTTCTGTCCAGCCAAAGAAAGTTAAGGATTCCATCGTCATTGAGACTGTAAAAGCAGACCCTGCCTGCATCCACATCTGCGGTGAGTCACAGGCTAAAGTTGACTTGGCCAAGCAGTGGATCAACAAGCTGATATCCAAGGAGCAGGACAGCAAGCCCATATCAAACAAAGCAATCCACAGCCTCTCTGTTGCAAACATTAAGCGCATGGTTGACATCCAGAAGACGATGAATGTGAGCATAACGACTGTGAACAAGAAGGACAAACCCTCAATCGTCATTGAGGGGCTCACAGAAGATGTGTTAAAAGCCAGCATTGAAATCGATGAGATGTTAAgtgaagcaagagaaaaggaggACCTGAGGAAGAACGTGGCAGAATGGCAATACCAGGAGGGGTCTTCCTTTCTGAGTTTTGATCTACAGACCAACTACGATCTTGAGCAAGCGTTTGAGAAGAAAATACCATCTGTAAAAGTTACCATACAGGGTCAAATCTACACAGTTCACACGTCAAGTGGACTTGCTTCTGATAACCAGGGACGTACCCTTGAGATAAAGCGCATTGACAAAACAAAAGGTATCTTACCTGTGTCCTCTGATAACTGGACACAtcttatttgttgtttgttgtaacATAGCTTCTCCTGTGTAACATTCACAACAGTGCAGGAGAAACTGATAGTTTCCTCATTATTTATCTAGAATGATGTGCATTCAAACCTAGCTAAGTCGGTTCAATtgacatcttaaaaaaaacgttttttatgGTACTAGATGACGACATTCCTCTGACTTGGGATGCCATGCCAGCCAACACCACGAGTCAGGCCTTCCCCATCACAGCTGGGACACCAGAGTACACTGAAGTCGAGAAACTGTTCAGTGCCACATGTACTCAAGCCATTCTTAAGGTCGATTAACACGCACTGTATTTAAGAAATACTGGTGTATCTGTCACATTTCCATCCTCTTGTCTCATCATCAGGTGATAAACTAATCACACAACAATGAACTTTTCCCTCATTTTAGATTGAGAGGATCCAAAATCCCACTTTGTGGAAGGCCCTACAAATCCAAAAAGTGGACATGGAGCAGAGAAATGGTCATCAGAACAACGAGAAACGTCTCTTCCATGGTACCAATCACGACACTGTGGCCCACATCAACGACTCTGGCTTCAACAGGGGTTTTGCAGGAAAGAATGGTGAGAAGTTTATGTAGAAAATAAGGGACACTGTTTAACCAGACAGTTCCCACTCAGTATGTTGTTTGCAGTCACGTGATTTCAATGATGGATGTAATAGAGTGCTGCAGGCAACAACACTACAGTATGAAAAAGCAAATAATACAATGAAATTACAGCAAGTATCTCACAGATACAGACTACCTCAATAACTTTCTGATGGTATTCCATTTCAGCTGCTTGTTATGGCAATGGCACATACTTTGCAGTCAACGCCAGCTACTCTGCCCGGGACACCTACTCAAAGCCACAGAATGGGGAGAAGCTCATGTACCTCTGCAGAGTGCTGACAGGGGATTTCACCCttggaaaacaaaatatgaTCACTGCACCAGCCAAGGACTCTGCCGGGATTCAGAAGTACAACAGTGTTGTGGACAATGTGGCCAAGCCTAATATGTTTGTCATCTTTCATGACTCCCTGGCTTATCCTGAATATTTGATTACATTCAAGCAATAACAGATCTCTTACATTTGACAGTGCCTTACATGATAAAGCAATCATTGCTAATTATCTGTTTAATGTATTGGTCAGCATTTGCTTAAGATATTTTGCTTAATCCCACAATGAGACCTATAATGTAGTAACACGTATGCAACcagtggtgatgatgataacaAGGGTCAATCATGAAAGTATGAGTAGGCCAGTACCATATAGTGTCTTAAAAACATCTGAACAAACTGTAAAGTAGTCAtggaaaaagaaatcaaagagaAGGTTGTGGAAACAAACCCTTTATGTTATGTACTGTGTAACTGAACTGCTCAATGTGGCTCCTGGGACGCTAATATAAAGTACCTGCTCTGTTTCAGGAAATCATGTGATAATGAAAGCTTATCTGTGCATGTCTAAAGATTACTTTTGGTTTTGTATGTAAAATTGAAAATTTCCACTTGCCAACAATGcataaataaaatttgatttaaGCACGCTAATATAGtctgttttgtatattttccaTTTAAAGTTACATTCTCTACATTTGAATCTCTTAGAGCAGCAAACACAGTAAAGTGAGTCATTTGTAGATATTTTTAGCAGTTTACTTAATAAATGCATTTTACCTTTCCATCAAATGTCTTGGAACACTAGGAGATATGGCCCTGATTCTGTGTTATTTTATCTCTGGTTATATAATAAATATGGCTTGAAACATTTGCGCTAATTTGCCTGCATGTGCATTTCCATTGTCAGAACATAAGAGAAGTAAGACAGTGTTACAGAGAGAACAGGAAATCACTGACATGTTTCCACACAGCTTTATGAGAGTGACTCTCTGGTTCCACCTGCAGGTCTCACTGCACACTTTATTACTGTTTTCTCTTATCAGCGTTGTAAAGGTTGTGATTCAGGGCTCTGCAGATAACAGAGgtgacacactgctgctgctctatTAGCTATGTGTGATTATGATTTTATTGTcacagtcacaaaaacattcaaataaactaaatccccccccccccccccaaaaaaaaaaaaaaaacctgacatccaaaagagaaaataaatgtatgtataccAAGGGCTGGGTGAatacttgattctgattggctgcaggtggTCAATTAAAGGGCAACtacaccagttttacacattaaagtgtgtttgacAAGTTctaaaaaattacaaaattacaaaGTCAAAGCCTGTAgttgtattgtgtttattttgtgttgtataatattaataaaaatgttaaaaaaacaaaaaaaaacaaagtcaaagcCAACAACAGTGTTGGAACCACAGACAGtgtaaaacaaatgatcaatgTTCACTCAACAGAATCAGAGATATTGCCTTTTGTTTTCCACGCATTTTTCTTCCgtcgcctacattacccacaatgcagcatAGCCAGGTAGGGGCATCAGTGGGGGCAGTTTTCAGATTACATATAGCTTCCTCTAGAGCCACAAAGGGCTTAATCATACTTTATTAAATTGGTTTACAATTTATTAATCATTCAATAAATAGGCATTAATACATTCGTTTACAAATTACTTTATAAATCTATTAATTAATGGACTCAATTGCaaagtaattaattatttgatattttaatggccaataaaaagagaaatgatTAATATAAATGTACAGCAGAAATATGAATCCATCAATTCATAATTTATATTAAAAGGGAAAACATCAAGTGATGAATTACTTAGTAATTAGTCTATTTATTAATAGATCCACATATTCATTTGGAGGGTTATTTATTAATATAATGACTATTTATTAATTAGTTAAACGCTTCATTACTATTACTATCACACTTGTGGTCCTCCATAATAAAACCTGAAGGGAGAGTAATTATTGTTCCACCTATTAGTCAAAATCTAAACGGagtgaaaactttgaataaaaataaaaaaaaataatataaaaaaatgtgttttctttgtcaagTCACCATGGAGGGTTTAAAGTCATTTAACGTATTTATAATAAGAAATGATTATCTGCTGTGTAGGAAATATATGGATGCTTTCGCATTCATTTTTAGGGTGgatttcttttctccttctgtcGTGCAGCTCTTTCCCCACCCATGGGCGCAGGTGAGCCTAACCTACCTGTCTTTTGGAAGTTTTCCGAACACGGAAGTTTTGGAGCTGCCACGGCTCATTTCACTGCTGCACCCGTGGTGTGTGTGGAGTAGATCGGCTCTCCTGGTTTGTGTTAGTCGTAGACCGCGGGGATCTTTTCGGGCGGTCGGTGTGATCGACCCACTTTCTTCTGGACGTCAGGAGCCAGGTTTCCAGCGGGAGTCCGACCCGATGGCATCCGACGGACAGATGAAGCCGAGCGGGGCGGCGGAGGGAGCGGGGCTCGGGGGAAGCCACGGCAGCACGGAGACGCTGAGCTCCTCCGCTGTCAACCGCCTCCTGATGGAGTTCCTGATTTACTTCGGCCGAGCCATGTTCGTCCTCTACCCCGTGTATCTGACGGGATACCTGGGACTCAGTGTCAGCTGGGTGCTGCTGTGCATGATGATGGTCACCTGGTGGAAGAAGAATCGCCAGTGGAAGGACGCCCGGATCGGAACCGCCATCGACTTTGTGGACAATGAAACACAAGTGGTCCACAAGGAACTGGAGAGTGCCCTACAGATGGCATCATGGGTATGTGTTGTGTTATACTGATTAATAATGAGCATCTGTACAGATTTCACTCCAGAAACCAGCCATCCAACAACATTCCAGACACTGAGGAAAGCTCCAGCGTCACATCTgtctttggtttgttttgtgagTAGCTGATACTCTACTGGGTCAATCAAGGCCTCTGAAAGTATCCAGATAAGTGGTCCAGATCACCCTGAAAAAAACCGGTGCTGTGGAACATGTCACTTTCTCTGTTGCCTTGACTACAACACACTGTATTTGCATGACATGCCAGACTGGGGCTGGAGCTCCCACACTCAGGGATGGGTCATGGAGCCAGCCAAACGGACTGTTGGTCTGCAGGCCCACATTTGGTTACACCACACCCTCTCATGGTGTGACTCATGGGAATGAAGAAGCGAGAGACGATCACAAGGGTTCTGCCAGTGTCAGAGGAATGTAATGTTAATATTTGCTTTTCAAATATATCCaaataaaatcaatcaaaatactGGTGCGAGAATACGAATGTTATTAGAATACAAGtcattttaattgtattttttaaacatacaaaaatacattttacacaaacggatattataacattttagccatttagtCGCTTCAGTATTGGTTGAATTTTGTTGCCAGTTGTTGAACATTGACACATAGAAGCTCCGTAACTTTATGTTCACTATATCTGTTAATTCAGCTCCTAATGAAGCCGACTTATAACAGCTTTCTAAAAGGAAGAATGttcaacacatttcacatattattaatgattaatcggTTGATTATTAAGGCAGCAGTTGACACCTCTGAAATGATGACGATGACATACTGCTGGTTTAAAACCTAAAGCAGAATTCAATTTCAGTTATGTAGATTTGTGATTTCCGCCTGTATCAATGGATCTGATTCACAGGTCTTGATTAATCTTAGTTTTTTGTGGTAGATCCTCCCTCGTCAGCATCGTCAGCAGAACTCAGATAGTACTGTAGTTTATTTGGGAACATTAAACAATGAGAACATGATTTAAAACCCTCTGTTACAGTTTTGAAGCTGCAACCAATCTTTGGTAAGCCCTTCCTAACAAATCTCATTGTGTTTCCTCcacatccctttttttttttcaacgaAGGAATGCTGTCAGACTTTTTTGAAATGGAAAGAAATTAGCTGATTTTCAAAGCTGGATCGTCCACagtttgtgatttttcttttcttaaaaaagGAGCAGTTCAtcccaaaatgaaaatcataAGACATTATCTACTAATGAcaatgccgatggaaagtcaggttgaagttttgtagtccacaaaacatttctggagcttcgcagcagaACAGGGCCGGAGCGTTCTCCTACACAAGTGTCTGTCTTTCAGAGCCGAAATCTTCAcggtagctgctgagctaaaagtgtCAGAGCACGTCGAGGTTTGTGATCTCTGGGCTCCAGGAGACTTTGATTATAAACAgcatggagccatttttatGTTACTTAAGTTTTTCAGGAGAGTGTTTCACTGTGAATCTCCAGAAATGTGTTCTGGACCACAAGAAAtcactttccatcagcatgaagg from Sparus aurata chromosome 9, fSpaAur1.1, whole genome shotgun sequence encodes:
- the LOC115588093 gene encoding protein mono-ADP-ribosyltransferase PARP14-like isoform X6, which encodes MADAYSYALLVELGEHSAPKLKNKLVKYFKSKKSNGGDCQVEYENGSRTAVLRFCTEQDQKNVLAKAVHQIILEKGVLKMTVRLMTDETATQDTPSEKCNKKSADVAVKDKLTDEPTPAAEVKTEEKGGDDETDDETDDETDDETDDETDDETDDETDEEEDEELSSTRAVLGNIPQSLSQDFLEMLVENIAKDLDSPSASENYTLEFIPDISFAVVTFQSGKETTDFVTRCSQNRTFKNKGLSVQVLEVTKQVVAEDLGDSDEELLLLYFDSYAGEVDNVALNEEEQSAIITFKDHKAVKEILKKKHQIKKEDIRVYPFYKSLGTAIYGKDKPSPKLPATISETIDSAVWRYLNDNQSAAENIRSNLAKHFCNVNLDKSTVLLSPESSLLQQKDAKAIIKDWRDTAKSAFAQALSKFKSLKLEPESELWEESEAMIRKALVNKDVVVVSDKANGVVSVADLVDNVNKLQQALCESMKKIAKRAQRKKSSTTQKITVSQSIYKLLCQDGLQDKLQGIYPDLKMSFTKDSPYLMVTGLCDEIMQTQQIICDAVFELKRQNLEIDKYVLDLLKDEQPEALTEALLTSNGIKAAFEIKAQKVRLIAASDKDLNDAEDHLVKLLISQCIDVEDIIVLKKPEWKHLVSRLEEANNKSYKRIRIHTTGQQVVVCGHKNNVISVSRDLNSFLKQNAHVEETVAVKSDTIVRYIEKLKSSGSAQLNDKVAVSYRKKAICLSGPREVVTPSKTLVENLVSSLSFDSVSICKPGMKKYFQDNERMVVTSLLNETGCQVQLVDETGGGQDDLGKGQLPGPVYQLQTADGVEIAVCKADMCRYPVQAVVNALTEDLKLKGGLAAALLKAGGPQLQDECDKLINLEGQLKPGDCVITGAGGQLRCNKIIHAVVPKFDSKNVQKSRAVLKKAVKESLELAEKHGCLTVALPTIGRSQGFMPNVCAETIIKAVKEHLDKKFDITLKTIHFVDSDDSAVKAMEAAIRHEFGSHSVSQPQQTFPSKPTKSPTMNCLGQAQTKEGLDITLMKGNIQHAMTEVTVNTVFEDLDLRRGAVSNAIFGVAGAKLQQLVNANNASGSVGEVIVTEGCNLKSKQVFHAVTPHWDNGQGTAEKILKGIFKDCLDRAEDTGLTSISFPAIGSGNLGFPKDLAASVMLDEIIAFSSKTQPKLLKEIMIILYPGDTKTIQVFSDEFQKKFPNASGVSVPISSPQSTGVFSKVVSSSGMSETKMGSVVIQAVTGDITKETTDVIVNSSNESFSLKSGVSKAILEAAGSTVEEECEELGAQPNPGMIMTQPGNLKCKQILHLAGQSDPVYINSVVKDALQMCVTHSHTSVSLPAIGTAFFNGSSVQPKKVKDSIVIETVKADPACIHICGESQAKVDLAKQWINKLISKEQDSKPISNKAIHSLSVANIKRMVDIQKTMNVSITTVNKKDKPSIVIEGLTEDVLKASIEIDEMLSEAREKEDLRKNVAEWQYQEGSSFLSFDLQTNYDLEQAFEKKIPSVKVTIQGQIYTVHTSSGLASDNQGRTLEIKRIDKTKDDDIPLTWDAMPANTTSQAFPITAGTPEYTEVEKLFSATCTQAILKIERIQNPTLWKALQIQKVDMEQRNGHQNNEKRLFHGTNHDTVAHINDSGFNRGFAGKNAACYGNGTYFAVNASYSARDTYSKPQNGEKLMYLCRVLTGDFTLGKQNMITAPAKDSAGIQKYNSVVDNVAKPNMFVIFHDSLAYPEYLITFKQ
- the LOC115588093 gene encoding protein mono-ADP-ribosyltransferase PARP14-like isoform X3: MADAYSYALLVELGEHSAPKLKNKLVKYFKSKKSNGGDCQVEYENGSRTAVLRFCTEQDQKNVLAKAVHQIILEKGVLKMTVRLMTDETATQDTPSEKCNKKSADVAVKDKLTDEPTPAAEVKTEEKGGDDETDDETDDETDEEEDEELSSTRAVLGNIPQSLSQDFLEMLVENIAKDLDSPSASENYTLEFIPDISFAVVTFQSGKETTDFVTRCSQNRTFKNKGLSVQVLEVTKQVVAEDLGDSDEELLLLYFDSYAGEVDNVALNEEEQSAIITFKDHKAVKEILKKKHQIKKEDIRVYPFYKSLGTAIYGKDKPSPKLPATISETIDSAVWRYLNDNQSAAENIRSNLAKHFCNVNLDKSTVLLSPESSLLQQKDAKAIIKDWRDTAKSAFAQALSKFKSLKLEPESELWEESEAMIRKALVNKDVVVVSDKANGVVSVADLVDNVNKLQQALCESMKKIAKRAQRKKSSTTQKITVSQSIYKLLCQDGLQDKLQGIYPDLKMSFTKDSPYLMVTGLCDEIMQTQQIICDAVFELKRQNLEIDKYVLDLLKDEQPEALTEALLTSNGIKAAFEIKAQKVRLIAASDKDLNDAEDHLVKLLISQCIDVEDIIVLKKPEWKHLVSRLEEANNKSYKRIRIHTTGQQVVVCGHKNNVISVSRDLNSFLKQNAHVEETVAVKSDTIVRYIEKLKSSGSAQLNDKVAVSYRKKAICLSGPREVVTPSKTLVENLVSSLSFDSVSICKPGMKKYFQDNERMVVTSLLNETGCQVQLVDETGGGQDDLGKGQLPGPVYQLQTADGVEIAVCKADMCRYPVQAVVNALTEDLKLKGGLAAALLKAGGPQLQDECDKLINLEGQLKPGDCVITGAGGQLRCNKIIHAVVPKFDSKNVQKSRAVLKKAVKESLELAEKHGCLTVALPTIGRSQGFMPNVCAETIIKAVKEHLDKKFDITLKTIHFVDSDDSAVKAMEAAIRHEFGSHSVSQPQQTFPSKPTKSPTMNCLGQAQTKEGLDITLMKGNIQHAMTEVTVNTVFEDLDLRRGAVSNAIFGVAGAKLQQLVNANNASGSVGEVIVTEGCNLKSKQVFHAVTPHWDNGQGTAEKILKGIFKDCLDRAEDTGLTSISFPAIGSGNLGFPKDLAASVMLDEIIAFSSKTQPKLLKEIMIILYPGDTKTIQVFSDEFQKKFPNASGVSVPISSPQSTGVFSKVVSSSGMSETKMGSVVIQAVTGDITKETTDVIVNSSNESFSLKSGVSKAILEAAGSTVEEECEELGAQPNPGMIMTQPGNLKCKQILHLAGQSDPVYINSVVKDALQMCVTHSHTSVSLPAIGTGQGNVQAGQVADAILDAVIEVLSQNPSSTLNTIRIVIFQPNMLKEFNNSMQQREATDPKDKAPSIWTKVISFFNGSSVQPKKVKDSIVIETVKADPACIHICGESQAKVDLAKQWINKLISKEQDSKPISNKAIHSLSVANIKRMVDIQKTMNVSITTVNKKDKPSIVIEGLTEDVLKASIEIDEMLSEAREKEDLRKNVAEWQYQEGSSFLSFDLQTNYDLEQAFEKKIPSVKVTIQGQIYTVHTSSGLASDNQGRTLEIKRIDKTKDDDIPLTWDAMPANTTSQAFPITAGTPEYTEVEKLFSATCTQAILKIERIQNPTLWKALQIQKVDMEQRNGHQNNEKRLFHGTNHDTVAHINDSGFNRGFAGKNAACYGNGTYFAVNASYSARDTYSKPQNGEKLMYLCRVLTGDFTLGKQNMITAPAKDSAGIQKYNSVVDNVAKPNMFVIFHDSLAYPEYLITFKQ